A DNA window from Corvus hawaiiensis isolate bCorHaw1 chromosome 11, bCorHaw1.pri.cur, whole genome shotgun sequence contains the following coding sequences:
- the NOL8 gene encoding nucleolar protein 8 isoform X1, translated as MEKEQVSKRLYVGGLGHTVSKAELEERFGKFGRVLEAEIITRKDDQGNPTKTFGYISVNISDADLRKCMSILNKTKWKGGTLQIELAKESFLQRLATEREEAKLQKEKPQRNDQMCLLESLKKTGVVDFHMRAVPGTEVPDHKKWVVGKFGRVLPILHLRNQQKNKVVKYDPSKYCHNLRKLEPDLAHAAPVSQLTWHLEGGDDSTTRKRRGEFPGMRKPLKKRRQLGSEALNGAALSSGCPKHTDSPQLNQKSKPKPSEELELLPAMRLDGRIPGRGLLPDQSNANGVAAKNNTSVSDSDIDSEEEIRAMVKKETERHKAENVETGSEHLEVVGDNFELKYSSHWSLSNSDAMKKAIKGSNREKETMECDNGYDSADTDEIIAESKTPEDSKQGKVKNKEILAKKKCSLVNGSSLKTHSLKEERIERKGKMNKSKIAALQSTATSSTTEIHDSDSSCSESEKGESEISSDYESMMQNCYRLDLTLDDLKALATENTGTPAGGSGSAQSPCQSSAEDNPKDNIVNKAKLPKFHPTVKKKGVCPEDVLADILAGEEDAVEESSKGQNNSHLKYQPFRGMGSLCVKELSKESTELKKKSVESLGLEACTSYCGEESSKNQPKNHPSCSLEVSSKKRHKMPCEQHKELSAAASSAAGSRPHLQGKNKGVSSLQDQNSEHGAAAASTDQSDGSSDTDSDAAGAQEHIKQQLKSPKRLSKTFKRNTCKKNPECEGNEGGNGKTSLLEDKELCLHAAASKEPSTIEKQLQDNQRRLAALEERYRERELQKKLIQGALSNLDKQPAEKHKHIIFDSDEENEAEVDEMLKKDASSGNMHGEDKSASKPSGRLFDSSEDEQEDTDDERFKIKPQFEGKAGEKLLKLQSRFGTDERFRMDARFLESDSEEEAETNSLKADEEEELAAEKKKNLQILGSLLNINLEQPKPNKTATSVKKFKDINALRYDPTREDHAVFERKPSATENERKAKRKKKEESETLPQVSEDIYYDIAADLKDLFGSSKKKTENTEDIPWDKEDAQDSVPADHLGPLPANDVAQESSVFKFSFFGDTQESGMKEEPYILGPIKPVKVTWQEDPRFQDSSSESDDEPEPSEIGKDQEMFLSLPHTESARVFFFSKDDERLRDNCLIGIWTFGAYQKNSHWTSCLDISDPFGHIYNRSALQSSRLSDLQHVLKWRSQSLASISFHPGVELFLEQLLFHCNLDFSMFRKTAAAFHFSQYTRL; from the exons ATGGAGAAGGAACAGGTTTCCAAACGTTTGTATGTTGGAGGGCTTGGCCATACGGTTTCCAAGGCTGAACTGGAAGAAAGATTTGGCAAGTTTGGGCGTGTTTTGGAGGCAGAGATCATTACCAGAAAAGATGATCAGG GGAACCCTACGAAAACTTTTGGCTACATCAGTGTCAACATTTCTGATGCAGATCTGAGAAAGT GCATgtcaattttaaataaaacaaaatggaaagggGGGACCCTGCAAATTGAGTTGGCCAAAGAaagctttttgcagag GCTGGCCAcggagagggaggaagcaaagctgcagaaagaaaaaccacagagaaatgACCAAATGTGTCTGTTGGAATCACTGAAAAAGACTGGAGTTGTGGATTTCCACATGAGAGCAGTACCAGGTACAGAGGTGCCAGATCATAAG aagtGGGTTGTTGGAAAATTTGGCAGAGTCTTGCCTATCCTGCACCTCAGGaatcaacaaaaaaataaa GTGGTGAAATATGACCCCTCAAAGTACTGCCATAACCTTAGGAAGCTGGAGCCAGACCTGGCACATGCAGCTCCTGTATCCCAGCTCACCTGGCACCTGGAAGGGGGAGATGACAGCACAACCAGGAAGCGGCGAGGGGAATTCCCTGGGATGAGAAAACCACTGAAGAAACggaggcagctgggcagcgAGGCCTTGaatggagcagctctgtcctCTGGGTGTCCAAAACACACAGACTCACCACAGCTCAACCAGAAATCAAAACCCAAACCTAGTGAGGAGTTGGAATTGCTTCCAGCAATGAGGCTTGATGGGAGGATACCAGGGAGAGGTTTATTACCAGATCAAAGCAATGCAAATGGAGTTGCAGCCAAAAATAACACAAGTGTTTCTGATAGTGACATTGATTCTGAAGAGGAGATCAGAGCAATGgtaaaaaaagagacagaaagacaTAAAGCTGAAAATGTTGAGACTGGAAGTGAGCACTTGGAAGTTGTTGGGGATAATTTTGAGTTAAAATACAGTAGTCATTGGTCCTTAAGCAATTCAGATGCCATGAAGAAAGCTATCAAAGGAAgtaacagagagaaagagactATGGAGTGTGATAATGGTTATGATTCAGCAGATACAGATGAAATTATTGCTGAAAGTAAAACTCCAGAAGATTCTAAACAGGGGaaggtgaaaaataaagaaatattagctaaaaaaaaatgcagtttggtAAATGGCTCCTCACTGAAAACTCATAGTTTAAAAGAAGAGCGCattgaaagaaaagggaaaatgaacaAATCCAAAATTGCTGCCTTGCAGAGTACAGCAACCAGCAGTACAACAGAGATACATGATAGTGACAGCTCTTGCTCAGAGTCTGAGAAAGGGGAGTCTGAAATCAGCTCTGATTATGAGTCCATGATGCAAAACTGTTATCGCTTAGACCTGACCTTGGATGACTTAAAAGCACTGGCTACAGAAAACACTGGGACACCTGCAGGGGGGTCAGGCAGTGCACAGAGTCCTTGTCAGTCCAGTGCTGAAGATAATCCCAAGGATAATATtgtaaataaagcaaaacttCCTAAATTTCATcctacagttaaaaaaaaaggtgtctgTCCTGAAGATGTTCTGGCTGATATTTTAGCAGgggaggaggatgctgttgaGGAAAGCTCCAAGGGACAAAATAATTCACATTTGAAAtaccagcccttcagaggaatGGGGTCCCTTTGTGTGAAAGAGTTAAGTAAGGAGAGCACTGAGTTAAAGAAGAAGTCTGTAGAAAGTTTGGGACTTGAAGCTTGTACATCTTATTGTGGGGAGGAGTCATCCAAAAATCAGCCAAAGAACCATCCATCGTGTTCACTTGAAGTCAGCAGCAAAAAGAGACACAAAATGCCTTGTGAACAACACAAGGAGCtgtcagctgctgcctcctcagcagctggCTCCAGGCCTCATTTGCAAGGGAAGAACAAAGGTGTGAGTTCTCTACAAGACCAAAACTCAGagcatggagctgctgctgccagtacTGATCAGAGTGATGGGAGCAGTGACACGGACAGTGATGCTGCAGGGGCCCAGGAACACATtaaacagcagctgaagagcCCAAAACGGCTTTCCAAAACATTTAAGAGGaatacatgcaaaaaaaatccagaatgtGAAGGTAATgaaggtgggaatgggaagaCAAGCCTTCTGGAAGATAAGGAGCTTTGTCTTCATGCTGCTGCCTCAAAAGAGCCCAGTACAATAGAGAAACAGCTCCAGGACAACCAGAGGAGGCTGGCAGCTCTGGAAGAGagatacagagagagagaattaCAGAAGAAACTCATTCAAGGAGCTCTTTCTAATCTG GATAAGCAGCCAGCAGAAAAGCACAAACACATCATATTCGATTCCGATGAGGAAAATGAAGCTGAAGTGGATGAGATGTTGAAAAAAGATGCAAGTTCAGGAAATATGCATGGAGAA GATAAGTCAGCTTCCAAACCTTCGGGCAGACTGTTTGATAGCAGTGAGGATGAGCAAGAGGATACAGACGATGAGCGATTCAAAATTAAGCCCCAGTTTGAAGGCAAAGCTGGTGAAAAA CTCCTGAAGCTGCAATCCCGCTTTGGCACCGATGAAAGGTTTCGCATGGATGCTCGCTTCCTTGAGAGTGACAGTGAAGAAGAAG cAGAGAcaaacagcctgaaagcagatgaagaagaggagcttgctgcagagaaaaagaaaaatctgcaaatACTGGGAAGCCTCCTGAATATCAACCTGGAGCAGCCCAAGCCAAATAAAACAGCCACGAGTGTGAAGAAATTCAA AGATATTAATGCCCTCCGTTATGACCCCACAAGAGAGGACCATGCAGTTTTTGAAAGGAAACCAAGTGCTACAGAAAATGAGAG GAAAgccaaaaggaagaagaaagaagagagtgaGACACTGCCTCAAGTGTCTGAAGACATCTATTATGATATTGCTGCTGATTTAAAAGACTTGTTTggatcttcaaagaaaaaaacagaaaacactgagGACATACCCTGGGACAAAGAGGATGCGCAGGACTCTGTCCCAGCTGACCATCTGGGACCTTTGCCTGCGAACGACGTAGCTCAGGAGTCGAGTGTTttcaaattttccttctttggagaCACACAGGAGTCGGGCATGAAAGAAG AGCCTTACATACTTGGACCAATAAAACCGGTGAAAGTCACATGGCAAGAGGATCCACGTTTCCAAGACAGCAGTTCTGAGAGTGATGATGAGCCTGAACCATCAGAAATTGGAAAGGACCAAGAAAT GTTTCTTTCTTTACCACACACGGAAAGTGCTAGagtcttcttcttctccaaagaTGATGAACGCCTAAGAG ataatTGCCTAATAGGTATCTGGACTTTTGGAGCTTACCAAAAAAATAGTCACTGGACAAGTTGCCTAGACATTTCAGACCCTTTTGGGCATATATATAATCGTAGTGCTCTGCAATCTTCCAGGCTATCTGATTTACAGCATGTGTTAAAATGGAGATCTCAGTCCTTAGCCAGCATCAGCTTTCATCCTGGTGTTgagcttttcctggagcagctgctatTTCACTGCAATCTAGATTTCAGCATGTTcaggaaaactgctgctgcctttcatttCTCGCAGTACACGCGGCTGTAA
- the NOL8 gene encoding nucleolar protein 8 isoform X6 — MEKEQVSKRLYVGGLGHTVSKAELEERFGKFGRVLEAEIITRKDDQGNPTKTFGYISVNISDADLRKCMSILNKTKWKGGTLQIELAKESFLQRLATEREEAKLQKEKPQRNDQMCLLESLKKTGVVDFHMRAVPGTEVPDHKKWVVGKFGRVLPILHLRNQQKNKVVKYDPSKYCHNLRKLEPDLAHAAPVSQLTWHLEGGDDSTTRKRRGEFPGMRKPLKKRRQLGSEALNGAALSSGCPKHTDSPQLNQKSKPKPSEELELLPAMRLDGRIPGRGLLPDQSNANGVAAKNNTSVSDSDIDSEEEIRAMVKKETERHKAENVETGSEHLEVVGDNFELKYSSHWSLSNSDAMKKAIKGSNREKETMECDNGYDSADTDEIIAESKTPEDSKQGKVKNKEILAKKKCSLVNGSSLKTHSLKEERIERKGKMNKSKIAALQSTATSSTTEIHDSDSSCSESEKGESEISSDYESMMQNCYRLDLTLDDLKALATENTGTPAGGSGSAQSPCQSSAEDNPKDNIVNKAKLPKFHPTVKKKGVCPEDVLADILAGEEDAVEESSKGQNNSHLKYQPFRGMGSLCVKELSKESTELKKKSVESLGLEACTSYCGEESSKNQPKNHPSCSLEVSSKKRHKMPCEQHKELSAAASSAAGSRPHLQGKNKGVSSLQDQNSEHGAAAASTDQSDGSSDTDSDAAGAQEHIKQQLKSPKRLSKTFKRNTCKKNPECEGNEGGNGKTSLLEDKELCLHAAASKEPSTIEKQLQDNQRRLAALEERYRERELQKKLIQGALSNLDKQPAEKHKHIIFDSDEENEAEVDEMLKKDASSGNMHGEDKSASKPSGRLFDSSEDEQEDTDDERFKIKPQFEGKAGEKLLKLQSRFGTDERFRMDARFLESDSEEEAETNSLKADEEEELAAEKKKNLQILGSLLNINLEQPKPNKTATSVKKFKDINALRYDPTREDHAVFERKPSATENER; from the exons ATGGAGAAGGAACAGGTTTCCAAACGTTTGTATGTTGGAGGGCTTGGCCATACGGTTTCCAAGGCTGAACTGGAAGAAAGATTTGGCAAGTTTGGGCGTGTTTTGGAGGCAGAGATCATTACCAGAAAAGATGATCAGG GGAACCCTACGAAAACTTTTGGCTACATCAGTGTCAACATTTCTGATGCAGATCTGAGAAAGT GCATgtcaattttaaataaaacaaaatggaaagggGGGACCCTGCAAATTGAGTTGGCCAAAGAaagctttttgcagag GCTGGCCAcggagagggaggaagcaaagctgcagaaagaaaaaccacagagaaatgACCAAATGTGTCTGTTGGAATCACTGAAAAAGACTGGAGTTGTGGATTTCCACATGAGAGCAGTACCAGGTACAGAGGTGCCAGATCATAAG aagtGGGTTGTTGGAAAATTTGGCAGAGTCTTGCCTATCCTGCACCTCAGGaatcaacaaaaaaataaa GTGGTGAAATATGACCCCTCAAAGTACTGCCATAACCTTAGGAAGCTGGAGCCAGACCTGGCACATGCAGCTCCTGTATCCCAGCTCACCTGGCACCTGGAAGGGGGAGATGACAGCACAACCAGGAAGCGGCGAGGGGAATTCCCTGGGATGAGAAAACCACTGAAGAAACggaggcagctgggcagcgAGGCCTTGaatggagcagctctgtcctCTGGGTGTCCAAAACACACAGACTCACCACAGCTCAACCAGAAATCAAAACCCAAACCTAGTGAGGAGTTGGAATTGCTTCCAGCAATGAGGCTTGATGGGAGGATACCAGGGAGAGGTTTATTACCAGATCAAAGCAATGCAAATGGAGTTGCAGCCAAAAATAACACAAGTGTTTCTGATAGTGACATTGATTCTGAAGAGGAGATCAGAGCAATGgtaaaaaaagagacagaaagacaTAAAGCTGAAAATGTTGAGACTGGAAGTGAGCACTTGGAAGTTGTTGGGGATAATTTTGAGTTAAAATACAGTAGTCATTGGTCCTTAAGCAATTCAGATGCCATGAAGAAAGCTATCAAAGGAAgtaacagagagaaagagactATGGAGTGTGATAATGGTTATGATTCAGCAGATACAGATGAAATTATTGCTGAAAGTAAAACTCCAGAAGATTCTAAACAGGGGaaggtgaaaaataaagaaatattagctaaaaaaaaatgcagtttggtAAATGGCTCCTCACTGAAAACTCATAGTTTAAAAGAAGAGCGCattgaaagaaaagggaaaatgaacaAATCCAAAATTGCTGCCTTGCAGAGTACAGCAACCAGCAGTACAACAGAGATACATGATAGTGACAGCTCTTGCTCAGAGTCTGAGAAAGGGGAGTCTGAAATCAGCTCTGATTATGAGTCCATGATGCAAAACTGTTATCGCTTAGACCTGACCTTGGATGACTTAAAAGCACTGGCTACAGAAAACACTGGGACACCTGCAGGGGGGTCAGGCAGTGCACAGAGTCCTTGTCAGTCCAGTGCTGAAGATAATCCCAAGGATAATATtgtaaataaagcaaaacttCCTAAATTTCATcctacagttaaaaaaaaaggtgtctgTCCTGAAGATGTTCTGGCTGATATTTTAGCAGgggaggaggatgctgttgaGGAAAGCTCCAAGGGACAAAATAATTCACATTTGAAAtaccagcccttcagaggaatGGGGTCCCTTTGTGTGAAAGAGTTAAGTAAGGAGAGCACTGAGTTAAAGAAGAAGTCTGTAGAAAGTTTGGGACTTGAAGCTTGTACATCTTATTGTGGGGAGGAGTCATCCAAAAATCAGCCAAAGAACCATCCATCGTGTTCACTTGAAGTCAGCAGCAAAAAGAGACACAAAATGCCTTGTGAACAACACAAGGAGCtgtcagctgctgcctcctcagcagctggCTCCAGGCCTCATTTGCAAGGGAAGAACAAAGGTGTGAGTTCTCTACAAGACCAAAACTCAGagcatggagctgctgctgccagtacTGATCAGAGTGATGGGAGCAGTGACACGGACAGTGATGCTGCAGGGGCCCAGGAACACATtaaacagcagctgaagagcCCAAAACGGCTTTCCAAAACATTTAAGAGGaatacatgcaaaaaaaatccagaatgtGAAGGTAATgaaggtgggaatgggaagaCAAGCCTTCTGGAAGATAAGGAGCTTTGTCTTCATGCTGCTGCCTCAAAAGAGCCCAGTACAATAGAGAAACAGCTCCAGGACAACCAGAGGAGGCTGGCAGCTCTGGAAGAGagatacagagagagagaattaCAGAAGAAACTCATTCAAGGAGCTCTTTCTAATCTG GATAAGCAGCCAGCAGAAAAGCACAAACACATCATATTCGATTCCGATGAGGAAAATGAAGCTGAAGTGGATGAGATGTTGAAAAAAGATGCAAGTTCAGGAAATATGCATGGAGAA GATAAGTCAGCTTCCAAACCTTCGGGCAGACTGTTTGATAGCAGTGAGGATGAGCAAGAGGATACAGACGATGAGCGATTCAAAATTAAGCCCCAGTTTGAAGGCAAAGCTGGTGAAAAA CTCCTGAAGCTGCAATCCCGCTTTGGCACCGATGAAAGGTTTCGCATGGATGCTCGCTTCCTTGAGAGTGACAGTGAAGAAGAAG cAGAGAcaaacagcctgaaagcagatgaagaagaggagcttgctgcagagaaaaagaaaaatctgcaaatACTGGGAAGCCTCCTGAATATCAACCTGGAGCAGCCCAAGCCAAATAAAACAGCCACGAGTGTGAAGAAATTCAA AGATATTAATGCCCTCCGTTATGACCCCACAAGAGAGGACCATGCAGTTTTTGAAAGGAAACCAAGTGCTACAGAAAATGAGAGGTAG
- the NOL8 gene encoding nucleolar protein 8 isoform X3 has protein sequence MEKEQVSKRLYVGGLGHTVSKAELEERFGKFGRVLEAEIITRKDDQGNPTKTFGYISVNISDADLRKCMSILNKTKWKGGTLQIELAKESFLQRLATEREEAKLQKEKPQRNDQMCLLESLKKTGVVDFHMRAVPGTEVPDHKKWVVGKFGRVLPILHLRNQQKNKVVKYDPSKYCHNLRKLEPDLAHAAPVSQLTWHLEGGDDSTTRKRRGEFPGMRKPLKKRRQLGSEALNGAALSSGCPKHTDSPQLNQKSKPKPSEELELLPAMRLDGRIPGRGLLPDQSNANGVAAKNNTSVSDSDIDSEEEIRAMVKKETERHKAENVETGSEHLEVVGDNFELKYSSHWSLSNSDAMKKAIKGSNREKETMECDNGYDSADTDEIIAESKTPEDSKQGKVKNKEILAKKKCSLVNGSSLKTHSLKEERIERKGKMNKSKIAALQSTATSSTTEIHDSDSSCSESEKGESEISSDYESMMQNCYRLDLTLDDLKALATENTGTPAGGSGSAQSPCQSSAEDNPKDNIVNKAKLPKFHPTVKKKGVCPEDVLADILAGEEDAVEESSKGQNNSHLKYQPFRGMGSLCVKELSKESTELKKKSVESLGLEACTSYCGEESSKNQPKNHPSCSLEVSSKKRHKMPCEQHKELSAAASSAAGSRPHLQGKNKGVSSLQDQNSEHGAAAASTDQSDGSSDTDSDAAGAQEHIKQQLKSPKRLSKTFKRNTCKKNPECEGNEGGNGKTSLLEDKELCLHAAASKEPSTIEKQLQDNQRRLAALEERYRERELQKKLIQGALSNLDKQPAEKHKHIIFDSDEENEAEVDEMLKKDASSGNMHGEDKSASKPSGRLFDSSEDEQEDTDDERFKIKPQFEGKAGEKLLKLQSRFGTDERFRMDARFLESDSEEEAETNSLKADEEEELAAEKKKNLQILGSLLNINLEQPKPNKTATSVKKFKDINALRYDPTREDHAVFERKPSATENERKAKRKKKEESETLPQVSEDIYYDIAADLKDLFGSSKKKTENTEDIPWDKEDAQDSVPADHLGPLPANDVAQESSVFKFSFFGDTQESGMKEEPYILGPIKPVKVTWQEDPRFQDSSSESDDEPEPSEIGKDQEMQVPFVFVLSLVVVVGCCGHIKSSTQETGNGHCTPLSSESHLGKPSVLHRVKTPSSPFDVKLNMKREKLSTRN, from the exons ATGGAGAAGGAACAGGTTTCCAAACGTTTGTATGTTGGAGGGCTTGGCCATACGGTTTCCAAGGCTGAACTGGAAGAAAGATTTGGCAAGTTTGGGCGTGTTTTGGAGGCAGAGATCATTACCAGAAAAGATGATCAGG GGAACCCTACGAAAACTTTTGGCTACATCAGTGTCAACATTTCTGATGCAGATCTGAGAAAGT GCATgtcaattttaaataaaacaaaatggaaagggGGGACCCTGCAAATTGAGTTGGCCAAAGAaagctttttgcagag GCTGGCCAcggagagggaggaagcaaagctgcagaaagaaaaaccacagagaaatgACCAAATGTGTCTGTTGGAATCACTGAAAAAGACTGGAGTTGTGGATTTCCACATGAGAGCAGTACCAGGTACAGAGGTGCCAGATCATAAG aagtGGGTTGTTGGAAAATTTGGCAGAGTCTTGCCTATCCTGCACCTCAGGaatcaacaaaaaaataaa GTGGTGAAATATGACCCCTCAAAGTACTGCCATAACCTTAGGAAGCTGGAGCCAGACCTGGCACATGCAGCTCCTGTATCCCAGCTCACCTGGCACCTGGAAGGGGGAGATGACAGCACAACCAGGAAGCGGCGAGGGGAATTCCCTGGGATGAGAAAACCACTGAAGAAACggaggcagctgggcagcgAGGCCTTGaatggagcagctctgtcctCTGGGTGTCCAAAACACACAGACTCACCACAGCTCAACCAGAAATCAAAACCCAAACCTAGTGAGGAGTTGGAATTGCTTCCAGCAATGAGGCTTGATGGGAGGATACCAGGGAGAGGTTTATTACCAGATCAAAGCAATGCAAATGGAGTTGCAGCCAAAAATAACACAAGTGTTTCTGATAGTGACATTGATTCTGAAGAGGAGATCAGAGCAATGgtaaaaaaagagacagaaagacaTAAAGCTGAAAATGTTGAGACTGGAAGTGAGCACTTGGAAGTTGTTGGGGATAATTTTGAGTTAAAATACAGTAGTCATTGGTCCTTAAGCAATTCAGATGCCATGAAGAAAGCTATCAAAGGAAgtaacagagagaaagagactATGGAGTGTGATAATGGTTATGATTCAGCAGATACAGATGAAATTATTGCTGAAAGTAAAACTCCAGAAGATTCTAAACAGGGGaaggtgaaaaataaagaaatattagctaaaaaaaaatgcagtttggtAAATGGCTCCTCACTGAAAACTCATAGTTTAAAAGAAGAGCGCattgaaagaaaagggaaaatgaacaAATCCAAAATTGCTGCCTTGCAGAGTACAGCAACCAGCAGTACAACAGAGATACATGATAGTGACAGCTCTTGCTCAGAGTCTGAGAAAGGGGAGTCTGAAATCAGCTCTGATTATGAGTCCATGATGCAAAACTGTTATCGCTTAGACCTGACCTTGGATGACTTAAAAGCACTGGCTACAGAAAACACTGGGACACCTGCAGGGGGGTCAGGCAGTGCACAGAGTCCTTGTCAGTCCAGTGCTGAAGATAATCCCAAGGATAATATtgtaaataaagcaaaacttCCTAAATTTCATcctacagttaaaaaaaaaggtgtctgTCCTGAAGATGTTCTGGCTGATATTTTAGCAGgggaggaggatgctgttgaGGAAAGCTCCAAGGGACAAAATAATTCACATTTGAAAtaccagcccttcagaggaatGGGGTCCCTTTGTGTGAAAGAGTTAAGTAAGGAGAGCACTGAGTTAAAGAAGAAGTCTGTAGAAAGTTTGGGACTTGAAGCTTGTACATCTTATTGTGGGGAGGAGTCATCCAAAAATCAGCCAAAGAACCATCCATCGTGTTCACTTGAAGTCAGCAGCAAAAAGAGACACAAAATGCCTTGTGAACAACACAAGGAGCtgtcagctgctgcctcctcagcagctggCTCCAGGCCTCATTTGCAAGGGAAGAACAAAGGTGTGAGTTCTCTACAAGACCAAAACTCAGagcatggagctgctgctgccagtacTGATCAGAGTGATGGGAGCAGTGACACGGACAGTGATGCTGCAGGGGCCCAGGAACACATtaaacagcagctgaagagcCCAAAACGGCTTTCCAAAACATTTAAGAGGaatacatgcaaaaaaaatccagaatgtGAAGGTAATgaaggtgggaatgggaagaCAAGCCTTCTGGAAGATAAGGAGCTTTGTCTTCATGCTGCTGCCTCAAAAGAGCCCAGTACAATAGAGAAACAGCTCCAGGACAACCAGAGGAGGCTGGCAGCTCTGGAAGAGagatacagagagagagaattaCAGAAGAAACTCATTCAAGGAGCTCTTTCTAATCTG GATAAGCAGCCAGCAGAAAAGCACAAACACATCATATTCGATTCCGATGAGGAAAATGAAGCTGAAGTGGATGAGATGTTGAAAAAAGATGCAAGTTCAGGAAATATGCATGGAGAA GATAAGTCAGCTTCCAAACCTTCGGGCAGACTGTTTGATAGCAGTGAGGATGAGCAAGAGGATACAGACGATGAGCGATTCAAAATTAAGCCCCAGTTTGAAGGCAAAGCTGGTGAAAAA CTCCTGAAGCTGCAATCCCGCTTTGGCACCGATGAAAGGTTTCGCATGGATGCTCGCTTCCTTGAGAGTGACAGTGAAGAAGAAG cAGAGAcaaacagcctgaaagcagatgaagaagaggagcttgctgcagagaaaaagaaaaatctgcaaatACTGGGAAGCCTCCTGAATATCAACCTGGAGCAGCCCAAGCCAAATAAAACAGCCACGAGTGTGAAGAAATTCAA AGATATTAATGCCCTCCGTTATGACCCCACAAGAGAGGACCATGCAGTTTTTGAAAGGAAACCAAGTGCTACAGAAAATGAGAG GAAAgccaaaaggaagaagaaagaagagagtgaGACACTGCCTCAAGTGTCTGAAGACATCTATTATGATATTGCTGCTGATTTAAAAGACTTGTTTggatcttcaaagaaaaaaacagaaaacactgagGACATACCCTGGGACAAAGAGGATGCGCAGGACTCTGTCCCAGCTGACCATCTGGGACCTTTGCCTGCGAACGACGTAGCTCAGGAGTCGAGTGTTttcaaattttccttctttggagaCACACAGGAGTCGGGCATGAAAGAAG AGCCTTACATACTTGGACCAATAAAACCGGTGAAAGTCACATGGCAAGAGGATCCACGTTTCCAAGACAGCAGTTCTGAGAGTGATGATGAGCCTGAACCATCAGAAATTGGAAAGGACCAAGAAATGCAAGTTCCATTTGTATTTGTTCTCTCCTTGGTTGTCGTAGTTGGATGCTGTGGGCATATTAAGAGCAGCACTCAGGAAACGGGAAACGGACATTGCACACCTCTGAGCAGTGAAAGTCATCTTGGAAAACCGTCTGTGCTGCACCGAGTCAAAACTCCCAGCAGCCCATTTGATGTGAAGCTGAATATGAAGAGAGAGAAGTTGAGCACAAGAAATTAA